A single Lolium perenne isolate Kyuss_39 chromosome 6, Kyuss_2.0, whole genome shotgun sequence DNA region contains:
- the LOC127307769 gene encoding uncharacterized protein, with product MAAIAPARVTLAERPLGPYLPPPSKSESFYALPVPPSSQDSSPAPAAAVSPAWVPPPMPAQPPWAKDPRYMKEHGGPALGPKPLVHRQQSMRIAKIALGYYNKKNKIKIELLEVGPVVSVASSFYPYKHMNFTARSSKEGSREQLFFAELQLCSRKQNPSGFNVICCEPLGSDSTAGRKAGWGVENPQGTSPEKDVDFTFCFGCGPNIFHPKGTKYAGGHCTVPHIYNSAMI from the exons ATGGCTGCCATCGCGCCGGCCAGGGTGACCCTGGCTGAGCGTCCACTTGGACCTTACCTGCCGCCCCCCTCGAAATCGGAAAGCTTCTACGCCCTACCTGTGCCTCCTTCATCTCAAGATTCCTCCCCTGCCCCCGCCGCCGCAGTCTCCCCCGCCTGGGTTCCACCTCCGATGCCAGCTCAGCCTCCCTG GGCCAAGGATCCTAGATACATGAAAGAGCATGGTGGTCCTGCGCTTGGGCCTAAGCCACTAGTTCACCGTCAGCAGTCCATGAGAATCGCAAAGATAGCCCTGGGTTACTACAACAAAAAGAATAAG ATCAAGATTGAACTCCTGGAGGTTGGTCCTGTGGTTTCGGTGGCTTCTTCATTTTATCCTTACAAGCACATGAACTTCACTGCAAGATCTAGCAAGGAAGGTTCGAGGGAACAGCTATTCTTTGCTGAGCTGCAGTTGTGTTCCAGAAAGCAGAATCCAAGTGGTTTCAATGTCATCTGCTGTGAGCCATTGGGTTCTGACTCTACTG CTGGACGGAAGGCCGGTTGGGGTGTGGAAAACCCTCAGGGCACCTCACCGGAGAAGGATGTCGACTTCACTTTCTGCTTTGGATGTGGTCCCAATATATTTCATCCCAAAGGTACAAAATATGCTGGCGGCCATTGTACCGTTCCACATATTTACAACTCCGCAATGATATAG
- the LOC127307771 gene encoding uncharacterized protein — protein sequence MVKRKKMSTERTWKGPKRKNMKVTKAAGTAPKFERSHERFTWKGVLYSDGQKLFKILPPPRHRRGITVAGSCSWLSVASALEAANRACGIEVGQLAWEDLLELVGTEAQCRIGSCLRALKYRGIRTRADYLQGNMEAKRYRISQYTEFCRPELMDENVVSGLDKDNIKAAIDNALSKSAVICFFPISDNYYTDFNAGVGNIYQYDETQTVFMDDGRVATHTAMVTGFGFEEDIPYFQIQDCNGKGFGKKGFCRILPSSIISIFAFDILQD from the exons ATGGTGAAAAGGAAAAAGATGAGCACTGAACGGACCTGGAAGGGTCCAAAGAGGAAGAACATGAAGGTCACCAAAG CAGCCGGGACCGCTCCAAAGTTTGAAAGGTCCCATGAAAGATTCACATGGAAGGGTGTGCTGTACTCTGATGGGCAGAAGCTGTTCAAAATACTCCCCCCTCCACGTCACCGCAGGGGGATTACAGTTGCTG GATCATGTTCCTGGTTATCCGTGGCAAGTGCACTGGAGGCAGCCAATCGCGCTTGCGGAATTGAGGTGGGACAGTTAGCGTGGGAGGATCTACTGGAGTTGGTAGGAACAGAGGCTCAGTGTCGCATAGGTTCTTGTCTGCGTGCCCTAAAGTACAGAGGCATTCGAACAAGGGCTGATTATCTTCAG GGGAACATGGAAGCAAAAAGATACAGAATCTCTCAGTACACTGAATTCTGTCGACCTGAACTTATGGATGAAAATGTAGTGAGTGGCTTAGACAAGGATAATATTAAAGCTGCTATAGATAACGCGCTTAGTAAATCTGCTGTCATATGCTTTTTCCCTATCAGCGACAATTACTACACGGACTTCAATGCTGGGGTGGGGAATATTTATCAGTACGATGAGACGCAGACAGTCTTCATGGATGATGGTCGGGTGGCTACGCATACTGCAATGGTCACAGGTTTTGGATTTGAAGAAGACATTCCATACTTCCAGATCCAGGACTGCAACGGTAAAGGGTTTGGAAAGAAAGGCTTCTGCAGAATCCTGCCAAGTTCTATTATATCTATTTTTGCATTCGATATTCTCCAGGACTGA